One segment of Toxotes jaculatrix isolate fToxJac2 chromosome 8, fToxJac2.pri, whole genome shotgun sequence DNA contains the following:
- the LOC121186013 gene encoding matrilin-2-like, whose product MMFLAFGLFCLLCCNAVQLERRSPRPLAARRQNETAVQTKAQEIPCKAIPLDFVFVIDSSRSIRPNDYEKVKTFIINLIQFLKIGPDATRVGLLQYGSVVQPEFSLKTYTNKADVEQAVRNMEHLATGTMTGLAIQYTMDTAFTEEEGARPASLQIPRIAMIVTDGRPQDTVEEVAAQARQAGIQIFAIGVGRVDMNTLKAIGSEPHSEHVHLVANFSQIETLISVFQSKLCGATEMCEVVDHQCQHICVSSPASYRCKCRKGFTLNPDGKTCKAEDMCAVVDHGCEHICANLPDGYECRCRPGYHLNMDLKTCNKTDHCADGTHGCEQEFMNTEGSCVCKCREGYTLRPDGKTCKKLDHCADGTHGCEQEFVNTEDSCVCKCRQGYTLRPDGKTCKKIDHCADGKHGCEQDFTSTEDSCVCKCRKGYTLRPDGKTCQSLDLCQTVVHGCEHQCVNTNDSYICRCFEGFTLTEDGKSCKKPECGDGVMDLVFVIDGSKSLGLVNFELVKQFVNGIVDSLDISKTGTRVGLLQFSTKVRTEFTLGQYTTAQDIKQAVTRMRYMGRGSMTGSALRHMFEFSFSAKEGARPNVPRVSIVFTDGRSQDDVSEWATKAKNSGVTMYALGVGKAIEQELREIASEPDEKHLYYAEDFEKMGEITTKLKSRICKDKPSDVNMCQCENVIMFQNQVTEKLKNLEQNIAAMSKKLETLENQLVLK is encoded by the exons ATGATGTTCCTGGCCTTTGGCCTCTTCTGCCTGTTGTGCTGTAATGCAGTTCAGCTGGAAAGACGCAGTCCGAGACCCCTTGCAGCCAGAAGGCAAAATGAGACCGCTGTCCAAACCAAAGCACAGG AGATCCCTTGCAAAGCGATCCCGCTGGATTTTGTCTTTGTCATCGACAGCTCCAGAAGCATCCGTCCCAACGACTACGAGAAGGTCAAGACCTTCATCATCAATCTGATTCAGTTCCTTAAGATTGGTCCTGATGCCACACGGGTTGGTCTGCTCCAGTACGGCAGCGTTGTCCAGCCTGAGTTCTCCCTCAAGACCTACACCAACAAGGCTGACGTGGAGCAGGCGGTGAGGAACATGGAGCACCTTGCCACAGGGACCATGACCGGTCTGGCCATCCAGTACACCATGGACACTGCcttcacagaggaagagggagctCGACCGGCGAGCCTGCAAATCCCACGAATCGCTATGATTGTGACTGATGGGAGGCCTCAGGACACGGTGGAGGAGGTTGCAGCTCAGGCGAGGCAAGCTGGCATCCAGATCTTTGCGATCGGAGTGGGCAGGGTGGATATGAACACCCTGAAGGCCATAGGGAGCGAGCCACACTCTGAGCATGTGCACCTGGTGGCCAACTTTAGCCAGATAGAAACCCTCATCTCCGTGTTTCAGTCCAAACTGTGTGGAG CCACAGAGATGTGTGAGGTTGTGGACCATCAGTGCCAACATATCTGTGTGAGCAGCCCTGCTTCGTACAGGTGCAAGTGCAGGAAAGGCTTCACCCTCAACCCTGATGGCAAGACATGTAAAG CTGAGGACATGTGTGCTGTGGTGGATCATGGCTGTGAACACATCTGTGCCAACCTGCCTGATGGCTACGAGTGTCGCTGCAGGCCAGGCTATCACCTCAACATGGACCTGAAGACCTGCAACA AGACTGATCACTGTGCTGATGGCACCCACGGGTGTGAACAAGAGTTTATGAACACCGAAGgctcctgtgtgtgtaaatgcagagAAGGCTACACACTCAGGCCTGATGGGAAAACGTGCAAGA AGCTTGATCACTGTGCTGATGGCACCCATGGGTGTGAACAGGAGTTTGTAAATACAGAAGactcctgtgtgtgtaaatgcaggCAAGGCTACACACTCAGGCCTGATGGGAAGACATGCAAGA AGATTGATCACTGTGCTGATGGGAAACATGGCTGTGAGCAGGACTTCACGAGCACAGAAGATTcgtgtgtgtgcaaatgcagAAAAGGATACACACTCCGACCTGACGGCAAAACATGTCAGA GTCTGGATCTATGTCAGACCGTGGTCCATGGCTGTGAGCATCAGTGTGTCAACACCAATGACTCCTACATCTGCAGATGTTTTGAAGGATTCACGTTGACAGAAGATGGGAAGAGCTGCAAAA aaCCTGAGTGTGGTGATGGAGTAATGGATCTGGTTTTTGTGATTGATGGCTCCAAGAGTCTGGGCCTTGTCAACTTTGAGCTGGTCAAACAGTTTGTAAATGGCATTGTGGACTCGCTGGACATTTCCAAGACAGGCACACGTGTCGGCCTTCTTCAGTTTTCCACCAAGGTTCGCACAGAGTTCACCCTGGGCCAGTACACCACAGCACAGGACATCAAACAGGCTGTGACCCGGATGCGGTACATGGGGAGAGGCTCGATGACAGGGTCTGCCTTACGTCACATGTTTGAGTTCAGCTTTTCAGCCAAAGAAGGCGCCAGGCCGAACGTCCCACGTGTCAGCATTGTGTTCACTGATGGAAGATCGCAGGATGATGTTTCTGAATGGGCTACTAAAGCAAAGAACTCTG gGGTCACCATGTATGCCCTGGGTGTTGGCAAAGCCATTGAACAGGAGCTGAGAGAAATTGCCTCAGAGCCTGATGAGAAGCACCTTTATTATGCTGAGGATTTTGAAAAAATGGGAGAAATTACAACAAAGCTAAAGTCCAGGATTTGTAAGG ACAAACCATCTGATGTAAACATGTGCCAGTGTGAGAACGTGATAATGTTTCAGAACCAGGTCACTGAGAAACTGAAGAACCTGGAGCAGAATA TTGCAGCCATGTCAAAGAAGCTGGAGACACTCGAGAATCAGCTTGTGCTCAAATAA
- the LOC121186507 gene encoding skin secretory protein xP2-like isoform X1: MGCSSSSAQTVDQEKRPGTKPEESNGDTVAVRNGIIAEDAQTIEDQMQLPVQTALPDDLQPGTDGEAEAVLVALEAQEDLGSGEDLLAAPEPQPEPIAPEETAPEAPAAAPAAAPAEVSNEPEAAVVVVEAPPPVEEVAPVETVMAEATPEVSLVEATEEAPVAESVVAVQAEAPAVVEEVPAVPAEASPEVATPAVEPVVSEPAEAPVVVEEAVTVAVEAPAEVAAPVEVEAPTDNVAPETASATTAESSEPAPSEAAAPGEALVPDEASAPSESSAPVEAAEPVIDTEIAAATIPEMLPLCPITAEAKAETQPATEEAAEPPAAPAETAPPAEATPALAPEPESAATEPVQAAEASVPAPPVSETLAEVAPEASPATVTSESMVGTTAPAEAPVAEPIPADSEAPTAPAPAADPAPEPSPNVVSATEASQDTESMKTKKED, encoded by the exons ATGGGGTGCTCCTCATCCAGTGCACAGACTGTTGATCAGGAGAAAAGACCAGGTACAAAGCCAGAGGAGAGCAATGGAGACACAGTAG CAGTCAGAAACGGTATCATCGCAGAAGATGCGCAAACCATTGAGGACCAGATGCAGCTGCCTGTGCAGACTGCTTTACCAGATGATCTTCAACCAGGAACGGATGGTGAGGCAGAGGCTGTGTTAGTGGCCCTGGAGGCCCAGGAGGATCTTGGCTCTGGAGAGGACCTTCTGGCTGCTCCTGAACCACAGCCAGAACCTATTGCCCCTGAAGAGACGGCTCCAGAAGCACCGGCTGCTgccccagctgctgctccagcagaggtCTCTAATGAACCCGAGGCTGCTGTAGTGGTGGTGGAGGCACCACCCCCTGTGGAGGAAGTTGCCCCTGTAGAAACTGTAATGGCTGAGGCCACGCCTGAAGTCAGCCTTGTTGAGGCCACAGAGGAGGCCCCTGTTGCTGAATCTGTTGTGGCGGTGCAAGCAGAGGCCCCTGCTGTTGTTGAGGAGGTTCCTGCTGTGCCAGCTGAGGCCTCTCCTGAGGTTGCCACCCCTGCTGTTGAGCCTGTTGTATCTGAGCCAGCAGAGGCCCCAGTGGTTGTGGAAGAGGCCGTAACTGTGGCCGTTGAGGCCCCTGCAGAAGTGGCTGCTCCTGTGGAGGTAGAGGCTCCAACTGACAACGTGGCACCAGAGACTGCTTCGGCAACAACGGCTGAGTCCTCAGAACCAGCACCAAGTGAGGCTGCGGCACCAGGTGAAGCTCTAGTACCAGATGAGGCTTCAGCACCAAGTGAATCCTCAGCACCTGTAGAGGCCGCAGAGCCTGTAATAGATACTGAGATTGCTGCAGCAACAATTCCAGAGATGCTTCCATTATGTCCAATCACAGCTGAAGCAAAAGCTGAGACTCAGCCTGCCACTGAAGAGGCCGCAGAACCTCCTGCAGCCCCTGCTGAGACTGCTCCACCGGCAGAAGCCACCCCTGCTCTGGCTCCAGAGCCTGAATCTGCTGCTACTGAGCCGGTCCAGGCAGCAGAGGCTTCAGTACCTGCACCGCCAGTTTCAGAGACCCTCGCAGAAGTAGCCCCAGAAGCATCACCTGCAACTGTGACATCTGAGTCCATGGTGGGCACTACAGCCCCAGCAGAGGCTCCTGTGGCTGAACCCATCCCAGCAGACTCTGAAGCACCCACAGCACCAGCCCCTGCTGCTGACCCGGCTCCTGAACCTTCACCCAATG tgGTGTCTGCAACAGAAGCCTCTCAGGATACAGAGAGCATGAAGACCAAAAAGGAGGACTGA
- the LOC121186507 gene encoding skin secretory protein xP2-like isoform X2, giving the protein MGCSSSSAQTVDQEKRPGTKPEESNGDTVVRNGIIAEDAQTIEDQMQLPVQTALPDDLQPGTDGEAEAVLVALEAQEDLGSGEDLLAAPEPQPEPIAPEETAPEAPAAAPAAAPAEVSNEPEAAVVVVEAPPPVEEVAPVETVMAEATPEVSLVEATEEAPVAESVVAVQAEAPAVVEEVPAVPAEASPEVATPAVEPVVSEPAEAPVVVEEAVTVAVEAPAEVAAPVEVEAPTDNVAPETASATTAESSEPAPSEAAAPGEALVPDEASAPSESSAPVEAAEPVIDTEIAAATIPEMLPLCPITAEAKAETQPATEEAAEPPAAPAETAPPAEATPALAPEPESAATEPVQAAEASVPAPPVSETLAEVAPEASPATVTSESMVGTTAPAEAPVAEPIPADSEAPTAPAPAADPAPEPSPNVVSATEASQDTESMKTKKED; this is encoded by the exons ATGGGGTGCTCCTCATCCAGTGCACAGACTGTTGATCAGGAGAAAAGACCAGGTACAAAGCCAGAGGAGAGCAATGGAGACACAGTAG TCAGAAACGGTATCATCGCAGAAGATGCGCAAACCATTGAGGACCAGATGCAGCTGCCTGTGCAGACTGCTTTACCAGATGATCTTCAACCAGGAACGGATGGTGAGGCAGAGGCTGTGTTAGTGGCCCTGGAGGCCCAGGAGGATCTTGGCTCTGGAGAGGACCTTCTGGCTGCTCCTGAACCACAGCCAGAACCTATTGCCCCTGAAGAGACGGCTCCAGAAGCACCGGCTGCTgccccagctgctgctccagcagaggtCTCTAATGAACCCGAGGCTGCTGTAGTGGTGGTGGAGGCACCACCCCCTGTGGAGGAAGTTGCCCCTGTAGAAACTGTAATGGCTGAGGCCACGCCTGAAGTCAGCCTTGTTGAGGCCACAGAGGAGGCCCCTGTTGCTGAATCTGTTGTGGCGGTGCAAGCAGAGGCCCCTGCTGTTGTTGAGGAGGTTCCTGCTGTGCCAGCTGAGGCCTCTCCTGAGGTTGCCACCCCTGCTGTTGAGCCTGTTGTATCTGAGCCAGCAGAGGCCCCAGTGGTTGTGGAAGAGGCCGTAACTGTGGCCGTTGAGGCCCCTGCAGAAGTGGCTGCTCCTGTGGAGGTAGAGGCTCCAACTGACAACGTGGCACCAGAGACTGCTTCGGCAACAACGGCTGAGTCCTCAGAACCAGCACCAAGTGAGGCTGCGGCACCAGGTGAAGCTCTAGTACCAGATGAGGCTTCAGCACCAAGTGAATCCTCAGCACCTGTAGAGGCCGCAGAGCCTGTAATAGATACTGAGATTGCTGCAGCAACAATTCCAGAGATGCTTCCATTATGTCCAATCACAGCTGAAGCAAAAGCTGAGACTCAGCCTGCCACTGAAGAGGCCGCAGAACCTCCTGCAGCCCCTGCTGAGACTGCTCCACCGGCAGAAGCCACCCCTGCTCTGGCTCCAGAGCCTGAATCTGCTGCTACTGAGCCGGTCCAGGCAGCAGAGGCTTCAGTACCTGCACCGCCAGTTTCAGAGACCCTCGCAGAAGTAGCCCCAGAAGCATCACCTGCAACTGTGACATCTGAGTCCATGGTGGGCACTACAGCCCCAGCAGAGGCTCCTGTGGCTGAACCCATCCCAGCAGACTCTGAAGCACCCACAGCACCAGCCCCTGCTGCTGACCCGGCTCCTGAACCTTCACCCAATG tgGTGTCTGCAACAGAAGCCTCTCAGGATACAGAGAGCATGAAGACCAAAAAGGAGGACTGA